The Deltaproteobacteria bacterium genome window below encodes:
- a CDS encoding MBL fold metallo-hydrolase: MRLGFYGAAGEVTGSCYLLETGRARVVVDYGLYQGGAAAEIRNRRPPPFALAGLDGIVLSHGHIDHSGRLPLLAHGQYQGPIFTTPASVDLCRILLPDAAHLQEQDALRYSRKRQRRGRVPVRPLYTAGDVETVLARFVSVAYDYEREIAPGVTLRLHDAGHILGSAIVELTVDDGGRRLVLVFSGDLGNQGTPLLRDPAVLSRADGLVMESTYGDRDHRPLAETVEELAHILAQARARGGKVLIPSFAVGRSQDIIYHLGQLHRQGRLAGVPVYVDSPMAQAATELYRRHREVFDAEAQGLIERGSAPLDFPNLHFVRTPQESQALNAVDGGAVILSASGMCSGGRILHHLKHNVWRPEVHIVFVGFQAQGTPGRALVDGARNLTLMGERLAVRAKVHTLGGFSAHAGQSQLVAWAANFRAARPRLFLTHGETTAREALRARLERELGMPAQCPQRGTVVDL, encoded by the coding sequence ATGAGACTCGGTTTTTACGGAGCTGCGGGAGAGGTGACCGGCTCCTGCTACCTGCTGGAAACCGGCCGGGCGCGGGTGGTGGTCGACTACGGTTTGTATCAGGGGGGAGCGGCGGCCGAGATCCGCAACCGGCGGCCGCCACCGTTCGCCCTCGCCGGGCTCGATGGGATAGTGTTGTCGCACGGGCACATCGACCACTCGGGCCGGCTACCGCTGTTGGCGCATGGGCAGTACCAAGGGCCGATCTTCACCACGCCGGCGAGCGTTGACCTCTGCCGTATCCTGCTGCCCGACGCCGCTCACCTGCAAGAGCAAGACGCCTTGCGTTACAGCCGTAAGCGCCAGCGCCGCGGCCGGGTGCCGGTACGGCCGTTGTACACCGCCGGTGACGTCGAAACCGTGCTGGCGCGTTTCGTCTCGGTGGCCTACGATTACGAACGCGAAATCGCACCCGGTGTGACCTTGCGGCTGCACGATGCCGGGCACATCCTCGGTTCGGCCATCGTTGAACTCACGGTTGATGACGGCGGCCGCCGGCTCGTGCTGGTCTTCTCCGGCGATCTCGGCAACCAGGGTACGCCGCTGCTGCGCGACCCGGCGGTGCTGTCACGCGCCGACGGGTTGGTGATGGAGTCCACTTACGGCGACCGCGACCACCGGCCGCTGGCGGAAACCGTCGAGGAACTCGCGCACATTCTGGCCCAGGCGCGCGCCCGCGGGGGCAAGGTGCTGATACCCAGTTTCGCCGTCGGGCGCAGCCAGGACATCATTTACCACCTCGGTCAGTTGCACCGGCAGGGCCGCTTGGCGGGCGTGCCGGTGTACGTCGATAGCCCGATGGCGCAGGCAGCCACCGAACTCTACCGGCGCCATCGCGAGGTCTTCGACGCCGAGGCCCAGGGGCTGATCGAGCGCGGCAGCGCGCCGCTGGATTTTCCCAACCTCCACTTCGTACGCACGCCGCAGGAGTCACAAGCGCTCAATGCCGTGGACGGCGGCGCGGTGATCTTGTCGGCCTCGGGCATGTGCAGCGGCGGGCGCATCTTGCACCACCTCAAGCACAACGTCTGGCGACCCGAGGTACACATAGTGTTTGTCGGCTTCCAGGCCCAGGGCACGCCCGGACGCGCTCTGGTAGATGGGGCGCGCAACCTGACGCTGATGGGCGAGCGCCTAGCGGTGCGGGCGAAGGTGCACACCCTCGGTGGTTTTTCCGCCCACGCCGGGCAGTCGCAGCTGGTCGCCTGGGCCGCGAATTTCCGCGCCGCCCGTCCGCGCCTCTTCCTCACTCACGGTGAAACGACCGCGCGCGAGGCCTTACGCGCGCGCCTGGAGCGGGAGCTGGGCATGCCGGCGCAATGCCCGCAGCGCGGCACCGTGGTGGACCTCTGA